One genomic region from Pyxicephalus adspersus chromosome 1, UCB_Pads_2.0, whole genome shotgun sequence encodes:
- the RAB34 gene encoding ras-related protein Rab-34 isoform X2: protein MSVLPPVRRDRIVADLPQCFKKEACLHTRDSFHSKVTSACKQQRTGTVGFRISKVIVVGDLSVGKTCMINRFCKDVFDKNYKATIGVDFEMERFEILGVPFSLQLWDTAGQERFKCIASTYYRGAQAIIVTFDLSNISSLEHTKQWLQDALKENDPSSVLLFLVGSKKDLISPSQYALMEQDAIKVAKEMQAEYWSVSSLTGENVKEFFFRVASLTFEASVLAELEKTNARKIGEVVRINSNDRNLYQSSKKNKQKCCQ from the exons ATGAGCGTGCTACCTCCAGTGCGGCGGGACCGGATAGTTGCAGATCTGCCCCAG TGTTTTAAGAAAGAGGCATGTCTTCATACCAGAGACTCCTTTCACTCCAAAGTGACCAGTGCATGCAAGCAACAACGAACAGGGACTGTGGG ATTTAGGATCTCCAAGGTTATAGTGGTTGGTGACCTTTCAGTGGGAAAGACATGCATGATAAATAG gttttgcaAAGATGTATTTGATAAAAACTACAAAGCGACGATCGGGGTGGATTTTGAAATGGAGAGGTTTGAGATCCTGGGAGTTCCATTCAGTTTACAgct ATGGGACACGGCAGGACAAGAGAGGTTTAAGTGTATTGCCTCCACTTATTACAGAGGTGCTCAAG CTATTATTGTGACCTTTGACCTGTCAAATATTTCATCCCTGGAACACACAAA GCAATGGCTGCAGGATGCATTAAAAGAAAACGATCCGTCCTCTGTGCTGCTTTTCCTGGTTGGATCAAAGAAAGATCTCATT TCACCCTCTCAGTACGCGCTCATGGAGCAGGATGCAATAAAAGTGGCCAAAGAGATGCAAGCAGAATACTGGTCGGTGTCCTCATTAACAG GCGAAAACGTGAAAGAATTCTTTTTCCGTGTGGCATCTTTGACATTTGAGGCTAGTGTGCTGGCTGAGCTGGAGAAAACGAATGCCAGAAAAATTGGGGAAGTAGTGA GGATAAATAGCAATGATAGAAATTTGTATCAATCCTCGAAGAAGAACAAGCAAAAGTGTTGCCAGTGA
- the RAB34 gene encoding ras-related protein Rab-34 isoform X1 encodes MSVLPPVRRDRIVADLPQCFKKEACLHTRDSFHSKVTSACKQQRTGTVGRFRISKVIVVGDLSVGKTCMINRFCKDVFDKNYKATIGVDFEMERFEILGVPFSLQLWDTAGQERFKCIASTYYRGAQAIIVTFDLSNISSLEHTKQWLQDALKENDPSSVLLFLVGSKKDLISPSQYALMEQDAIKVAKEMQAEYWSVSSLTGENVKEFFFRVASLTFEASVLAELEKTNARKIGEVVRINSNDRNLYQSSKKNKQKCCQ; translated from the exons ATGAGCGTGCTACCTCCAGTGCGGCGGGACCGGATAGTTGCAGATCTGCCCCAG TGTTTTAAGAAAGAGGCATGTCTTCATACCAGAGACTCCTTTCACTCCAAAGTGACCAGTGCATGCAAGCAACAACGAACAGGGACTGTGGG cagATTTAGGATCTCCAAGGTTATAGTGGTTGGTGACCTTTCAGTGGGAAAGACATGCATGATAAATAG gttttgcaAAGATGTATTTGATAAAAACTACAAAGCGACGATCGGGGTGGATTTTGAAATGGAGAGGTTTGAGATCCTGGGAGTTCCATTCAGTTTACAgct ATGGGACACGGCAGGACAAGAGAGGTTTAAGTGTATTGCCTCCACTTATTACAGAGGTGCTCAAG CTATTATTGTGACCTTTGACCTGTCAAATATTTCATCCCTGGAACACACAAA GCAATGGCTGCAGGATGCATTAAAAGAAAACGATCCGTCCTCTGTGCTGCTTTTCCTGGTTGGATCAAAGAAAGATCTCATT TCACCCTCTCAGTACGCGCTCATGGAGCAGGATGCAATAAAAGTGGCCAAAGAGATGCAAGCAGAATACTGGTCGGTGTCCTCATTAACAG GCGAAAACGTGAAAGAATTCTTTTTCCGTGTGGCATCTTTGACATTTGAGGCTAGTGTGCTGGCTGAGCTGGAGAAAACGAATGCCAGAAAAATTGGGGAAGTAGTGA GGATAAATAGCAATGATAGAAATTTGTATCAATCCTCGAAGAAGAACAAGCAAAAGTGTTGCCAGTGA